GCTGCGGAAATCCGCGATCTGCGTGCCGGACCCGGTGACCTGATACGCCTCGCGGCCAACGCCGCCGCGCAGCACGATCACGCTCTTGCCGACTTCGCCGTAGGTGACGGCGCCGTAGTACGCCGGCGCCTTCACCGATCCGGGTGAATCGATCGTATAGTTCGCGCCCGCCTCGAAAATCCACTTCGGCAATGCATACCAGATCACGCCGGCGTGATACAGCTGATCGCGGTGGCCGCTGCGGTTCCATGCGTAGCCGGCGCCGAGCGACACGACCAGCGAACGATCGGACAATAGCTTGCGGTTGATCGACACGTCGACGCGCGCACTCGGCAGGATCGTGCCCGATGTGGTGCCGGAAAAGCCGATCCCGCTGAACCAGTCGGGGCCGAGGTCCTGCACGTAGGTCAGCGCGCCGAGCTGCGTGTTCTCGCCGAAGCGGTGCAGTTGCGCCAATTCGCCTAGCACGGTGCGGCCGCCATCCTGGTAGACGCCGCGCAGATGCACGCCGTACCAGTCGCCGTAGCCGTGCGTCAGGTGTGCGTTCGAATAGCCGAGCGTCAATTCGGTGTGCGATTCCTGCGGCGCCTGCACATGCGTGACGACTGCATCGGGCAGCGGCGGGCGGTTCGTATCCTCGGGCGTGAACTCGGCGAGCGGCACGCCGTCCGGCAGGCCTTCGGCGTCCACGCGCACGAACATCGACTCGTCGCGCATCCGTGGCGTGATGACGGTCGCGGGGGCCGGAGGCTGCACGGCCGGCGTGGCGGCGGCATCGTCAGGCTGCTCCGCCAGCGCCGCGGGCGCGCCGAAGGCGACGCCGCACAGCATCGCGAGGGTGGCAACCGGCACGCGCGGGCCGCGATGGCTGGGGCGATCGGACATGAGGCGCTCCTTAACGGGATGTGTGGAACCAGCCGCTGCGCCACGCCACGAGATCGCCATGCACGCAGGCATGATTGACGATCGAGACGTCGCGCGCGCACGCGCTGACCGGATGGCCGGCGACGCCGATGCGCGCCCCAGTCAGTCGCAGCAGGCCGCCGGCCGACACGACGCCGTCGATGCAGCTCGCGTGGGCGAGCAACACGTCGTCGCGCGCGAATACCGCACCGTGCAGCAACGCATGACGTTCGAGTTCGACGCGATGCGCCTTGACGCTGCCGCGCAGCACGCAGCCTTCACCGAGGACGAGCGCGCCTTCGACGATCAGGTTGCCCTGCACGACCGTGTGTGCGGGCAGGCGAACGTCGCACGGCAGCAGGTAACGGCCGTGCAGGAAGCGATGCGGCAGCGACGCGAAGTGGCGGGTGAGCGAGATCGCGCGGCGCGGGGCGGCCAGTGTGTCAGCGGGTCGCGGGCCGGGCGCCGCGCCGAAGACGAGCGGCTCGCCATACAGGCACGCGAAGCCGCCGGCGCCGCGCAGGCGCACGGTGTCGCCGACCACGACGCCGCGCAGCACCGCGTCGTCGACGTCGATCAGCGGCGCATGCGCGAGCGTGCCGATCGTCGCGCCGGCATGGATGTCGATGTGCTCGTCGGCGAACGCGTACGCGGCCTGCGCGCCTTCGTCGAGCGTGATCGTGCGATCGGCGTAGAGCACGTCGTCGCGATGCGCGTCACGTGCGACGTGGATCGCGTCCGCGTGCTGCACGGCCAGTCCGAGCGTTTGCCACGGCGGCACGGCCGACGCATCCGCCGGCGGCGTGCCGGCCACGTGGGCACGCAGCGCGTCGTGCCAGCGCGCGGCGAGCAGCGCCTGATCGACGAACGGCCCGTCGCCGATCGGGAGTGCCGCG
This DNA window, taken from Burkholderia cenocepacia, encodes the following:
- a CDS encoding polymer-forming cytoskeletal protein; protein product: MTTFNVMVPVASVLALPFVPMLHELIRRSDVAALPIGDGPFVDQALLAARWHDALRAHVAGTPPADASAVPPWQTLGLAVQHADAIHVARDAHRDDVLYADRTITLDEGAQAAYAFADEHIDIHAGATIGTLAHAPLIDVDDAVLRGVVVGDTVRLRGAGGFACLYGEPLVFGAAPGPRPADTLAAPRRAISLTRHFASLPHRFLHGRYLLPCDVRLPAHTVVQGNLIVEGALVLGEGCVLRGSVKAHRVELERHALLHGAVFARDDVLLAHASCIDGVVSAGGLLRLTGARIGVAGHPVSACARDVSIVNHACVHGDLVAWRSGWFHTSR
- a CDS encoding YaiO family outer membrane beta-barrel protein — encoded protein: MSDRPSHRGPRVPVATLAMLCGVAFGAPAALAEQPDDAAATPAVQPPAPATVITPRMRDESMFVRVDAEGLPDGVPLAEFTPEDTNRPPLPDAVVTHVQAPQESHTELTLGYSNAHLTHGYGDWYGVHLRGVYQDGGRTVLGELAQLHRFGENTQLGALTYVQDLGPDWFSGIGFSGTTSGTILPSARVDVSINRKLLSDRSLVVSLGAGYAWNRSGHRDQLYHAGVIWYALPKWIFEAGANYTIDSPGSVKAPAYYGAVTYGEVGKSVIVLRGGVGREAYQVTGSGTQIADFRSHEITAKWRYWFTRKWGTQLEFDYYHNPYYSRIGGELSVFYRW